The nucleotide window GACCGAAGACTTTTAGTTGGGATAAAATGAAGAGCACGAACAAGTGTAACGTTAGTTGTAAAACAGGAAACGGATTGATAAGTTCGATCGAAAGTCTTCCGGGTAAAACTTTCGGTATTGCACGTAACGTAGTAGGAACAGTTCTCAATCGGGCTGTAGATCGTCTTCCTTTCGAGGCTCACATACCCGGTTACCAATATTGCGGACCCggaacaaaactaaaacaaagatTGGAAAGAGGCGATCTTGGTATAAATCCACTCGATAAAGCTTGTAAGGCGCATGATATAGCGTATAGTATCTACAACGATTCTCGGCGAAGAGCACAAGCTGATAAAGAGTTAGCGGAAAGAGCTTGGCAAAGGGTATCCGCGCCCGATTCCAGCATTGCAGAGAAGGCTGCTGCGTGGGCTGTAACAAACGCTatgaaaataaagagtaaattcGGCGGAAGATTGAAGAAAGCTTCAGTCAGAGGTGTgcgaaaaaaaactataagaaaaaaggggaaaggtGCTTATCTTGAACCGTACCGATCTAAAACCGGATGCGGCGTAAAAAAACGCCGGTCTGCAGGTCGcagtcgtcgtcgtcgtcgtcgtcgtcaaggcagaaaaaagcattaaatttactACGCAAACTCCCCATTCATCCTTTATCAGATGTGGAGTTAATACGGTTTGcgcgaaaaattaatttaccccaCTTCAGAGGTGTTTTCATGCGCGATACTTTACCagctagaataaataaattcgaatCGGGAATAGTGAACTTGGACAGTGTCCTCAATCCGGGTACGCATtgggtttgttataaaaaacgTAACGCGAACGTGTTTTATTTTGACAGTTACGGTAATTTACAGCCACCTAAAGAGCTAGTCCAATATCTTAAATCCAACAAAGAGAAAGTCAACATCCAGTATAATTTAGACCGCAGACAGGATTTTAATTCAGTTGTTTGCGGGCATCTATGTTTAAAGTTTCTGATATGTTCTGCCTAAACGGAAAATCTTCTATACTGTCTGCAGATTTTTTCCCTCCGATAGAACTCGGCGATGCCGCGTGGGAAATCGGCCTGATTGATTTTATGTCatataataacattcaaaatgtagaaaaagaaaaaaataatatgttttattacggTTACCATGGCAGTAAATCGATAAAGCTTCCGCCGGGGATGTATGAGATTGATGATTTGAAAGTTAAATTGAAACATGGGATGGGCAACTGCGATGAATCGAACGCGACTGACAATGATAAAGGTAAACAACGAAATCGCAATAAAAATGATgcaaaatgtttgattaaaatctTAATCGAACCTACGACGATGCACTCGCgtttattttgtactgaaataGTAGATTTTACAAAACCACATTCTATCCGTACTCTTTTGGGATTTGATGAAATGGTCCTACCAGCAAACTTCTGGCATACATCTCAGAAACCTGTTAGTATTTCATCTGTAAATGCAATACGTATAAGTTGTAACATCGCCCGCGGTTCATTTGTAGGCGGAGAAGAAGGTCATATCATTCACGAATTCTATCCCAGAGTTGGACGGGGATATAAGATAATTGAAGTACCGCACAGTGTCATTTATCTTCCGGTCAACACCAAGTCTATACGGAATATAACTGTGCACGTTTATAATCAAAATTCAGAACTGATAAGTTTCGGTGGTGAAGAAGTGACGGTGAGACTGCATTTAAGACGAAGAAACGATGGTGCTGATTTTCGTTGATAAAGCAGAATATAAATTCCCTCCCATAGTCCCGTTAACGACTAGTCAACCTGCGAAGCTTAAACGGCTAACACGAGAAAACGTACGATTTTTGGAATCTTTAGGTTTTAAAGTATTACAACAATGAGCGGACAGATAATAGACGTTGATACTGCGAACGCGGTATTTGATGAAAGCATTACGGGTAAAGAATTTCATACTCACTATCCTTATGCATCAACTACATTTAATAATAGTGATGAAATAAGAATTCCTGTCCAGCAACAGGATGTATACACGCTTCCGTGCGAAAGTTATTTACTCATCAACGGAACGTATAGTGATGCTAATGGAGTTTCAGATTCAACACTAAAACTATGCAACAATTTTGGCGCGTTTCTTTTCGATGAAATTCGTTATGAAATTGCAGGACAGGAGGTGGATAGGGTGAGAAATGTGGGGATAACTTCAACGATGAAAAATGCTCTATCACTGAGAAACTTcgaaaaagattcaatttttatGCATGGTTGGTCATCGGACGGTGTTGAAGATATCCAACCGGTCAACGGTGTATATATCGATGGTGAATCGGCAAAGTTTAAGGTATTACTTCCGCTGAAGATGCTCTTGGGCttttttgaagattataataAGATACTGCTAAACGTTAAACAGGAACTCATTCTGCTTCGGGCTTCCACTAATAATAATGCTGTTGTCGTTCCAGCTGGAAAAACATTTACCTTCACAATAacgaaaattagtt belongs to Lycorma delicatula isolate Av1 chromosome 1, ASM4794821v1, whole genome shotgun sequence and includes:
- the LOC142317637 gene encoding uncharacterized protein LOC142317637, which gives rise to MSGQIIDVDTANAVFDESITGKEFHTHYPYASTTFNNSDEIRIPVQQQDVYTLPCESYLLINGTYSDANGVSDSTLKLCNNFGAFLFDEIRYEIAGQEVDRVRNVGITSTMKNALSLRNFEKDSIFMHGWSSDGVEDIQPVNGVYIDGESAKFKVLLPLKMLLGFFEDYNKILLNVKQELILLRASTNNNAVVVPAGKTFTFTITKISWKIPYVNVSDEKRLSLLRLVDKDEPILMMFRKWNLYEYPTLPISKDVIWTVKTTTQVEKPHYVIIGFQTSRKGDATKRASNFDTISLNNIRLYLNSVYYPYEHIQGDSIILYEMFKSFYRSYYNRNSAAALITPSKYYAMPLIFIDCSKQNDTLKTGAVDIKIEIQTSTNIPDNTTAYCLMISDCIMQYSPLTGTVKNVS